The nucleotide sequence GACCGAAGATGGAAGCCACATAGATGCTGATCTCGTAAAGTACGAGCAGCGGCAGGGCCATGAGCGTCTGCGAGAAGGGGTCTGGCGGCGTCAGGATGGCCGCCACGATGAAGATGATAAGGATATTGTAGCGCCGCATGCGCCGCATGCCCGCCGCCGTGACCATGCCGAGCCTGGCCAGGAAAAGGATGAAGAGCGGCATTTCGAAGATCAAGCCGAAAGCTAGCAGCATCTTCACGGCAAAGCCGAAATAGGTGGCCAGCGCGGGCAGGAATTGAAGCTGCGGGCTGATGAAACTGGCAAAATAGTCGAAACCCACGGGGAAGACCACGAAATATCCGAAACAAGCCCCTGAAACGAACAGCAGGGCAGAGAAAAGAGCTATGGGAATCAGCCACTTGCGCTCGTGAGGGTACAGCCCTGGAGCGATGAACGACCACAACTGGTAGAAAAGATACGGGCTTGTCAGAATTAGGCCGCCGAGAAAGCTGGCCTTGACGTAGGTGAAGAAAGCCTCGGCGGGCTGAAGATAGATGAAGTGGGTCTGGCCGCTGGCTTCAAGCACCTTGAGCATGGGCTCCATGAGCACGTCGAGGATGCGCTCCTTGAAGCCCCAGCAGGCGATAAGGCCCACAAACGCGGCGATGACGCAGCGCACAAGCCGGGTGCGCAGTTCACCAAGATGTTCGAGGAGCGACATGCGGGCCGGTTCGGCCTCTTCGCCCTCGTCGGATTCACTCTCTTCGCCGGTCTTGGCGGGCTCGCCGTCCGGACGCTCGGCAGGCGCGTCCGCCCCATCGCCGCCCTGCTCCGAAGACGGCTTGCCGGACGCGCCCCCCCCCCCGGACTCGTCCCCCTCTCCGGCAGGGCCGTCTGTCGCGGCACCCTCGCTCGTAGAGTCTGTGGCAAGCTCCGAAGACGCCTCCTCCGCGGTGGATTCCAAAGAGGATTCGGGGGCACCCTCACGCGGTTCCTGGTCGTTGCCCGAGGGCTTGCTCATGCCTTGTCTCCGGGCGTGGCGGATGTCTTGGCCTCAGCCTTCGGCTCGTCGGCCGACGCGACCTCGGTAGGAGCGCTTTCGACCTCCGTCTTCGGCTCCGCAGCCGGAGGCTCCTTGCGGGCGGCGGCTTTCTTTTTGACGGCTTCTTCCTTGTCTCGCGCTTCGACCTCCGCCTTGCGCACCTCCAAGTCGAAGGTCTGCTTGACGTCGCTCGAAACGCGCTTGAACTCGGCGAAGCCCTTGCCGATGGTGCGCATCATGTCCGGCAGTTTACCGGGACCGATGACGATGAGCGCGACGACGATGATGATCAGCAGTTCAAACTGGCCGATGCCGAACATGGGAACTCCCGGGAAGTTTCCGCCCTACTCCCACTCGATGGTGCTAGGCGGTTTAGACGAGATGTCGAGGACGACGCGGTTGACGCCCTTGACCTCGTTGATGATCCGGTTCGAGATGCGGGCCAGGATCTCCGTGGGCAGGCGCGTCCAGTCCGCGGTCATGGCGTCGATGCTGTCCACGATGCGAAGCGCGATGACGTGCTCATAGGTGCGGTCGTCGCCCATGACGCCTACGGTCTTCAGCGGCAACAACACGGCGAAACCCTGCCAGACCTTACGGTACCAGTCCGTGGCCAAAAGTTCCTGCTGCACGATGCGGTCGGCCTGACGCAGGATCTCCAGGCGTTCGGTCGTGATCTCACCGATGACGCGAATGGCCAGGCCGGGGCCGGGGAAGGGATGACGCCAGATGATGTAGTCGGGCAGCCCCAACTCCATGGCGACCTTGCGCACCTCGTCCTTGAACAACTCGCGCAACGGCTCCACCAGGGAAAGATTCATCTTCTCGGGCAAGCCGCCCACGTTGTGGTGGCTCTTGATGACCGCCGAGGGCCCGCCTTTGAAAGACACGGATTCGATGACGTCCGGATACAGGGTGCCCTGGGCCAAGTACTTCACGTCCGTGATCTTGGCCGCTTCCTCGTCGAAGACCTCGATGAAGGTGTAACCGATGGTCTTGCGCTTCTTTTCCGGATCCTCGACTCCGGCCAAAAGCGACAGGAAGCGCTCGGCCGCGTCCACGGTCACGAGGTTGAGGTCGAAATGGCGTTCGAGATAGCCGATGACCTCCTCACGCTCGTTCATGCGCAAAAGACCGTTGTCCACAAAGATGCAGGTCAACTGCTTGCCGATGGCCTTGTGCAGCAACAGCGCGACGACGGTGGAATCTATGCCGCCCGAAAGGCCGCAGATCACGCGCGCGTCGCCGATCTTCTCGCGCAGGTCGGCCACGGTGGATTCCACGAACGAGGCCATGGTCCAGCCCGGCTTCACGTTCGCGATCTTGAAGAGGAAATTGTGCAGGATGATCTCGCCGTCGTCCGTATGCGCGACCTCGGGATGGAACTGCAGGGCGTAGATGCGCTTCTCGTCGCAGGCCATGGCCGCGATGGGCACGGACGGCGTGCGGGCGATGACCGTGAAACCCTCGGGCGCGGTCTCGACGTGATCGCCGTGCGACATCCAGACTTTGTGGCTGTGCGAAGAACGCAACCCATCCAGAAGCACGCTTGGCGCGATCAGTTCCAGATCGGCGCGGCCATACTCGCGGTCCTTGGCCCGCGTGACCTTGCCCCCGAGCGAGTGGGAGAGGAGTTGCATGCCGTAGCAGATGCCGAGCACGGGCACGCCCAGGTCGAGCAGGCTACGCTCAAGTCCGGGCGAATCGGCGTCGAGGACGCTGGCCGGACCTCCAGAGAGGATGACGGCCTTGGGGTCGAGAGCCTTCAATTCTTCCGGAGCGATGGTGCAGGGATAAATCTCCGAAAAGACCCCGGCCTCGCGCACCCGGCGCGCGATAAGTTGGGTGTATTGCGAACCGAAATCGAGAATGACGACGCGATCGAACTGTTCCATGCGTATGATTCCTGGGAAACGGTGTTGGGGCCTTGTACCCCCAAACCCGGCCCCGGTAAAGGGGCCGGATCCACGGGCAAGAGGACGGCGCGAACGTGCCGTCAGCTTTCGACGCGGTAGTTGGGCGATTCCTTGACGATGGCCACGTCGTGCACGTGGCTCTCGCGCAGCCCGGCCGAGGAAATACGAACGAAACGGGCTTTTTGCTGCAGGTCTGCCACCGTGGCGCAGCCAGTGTAGCCCATGCCGGATTTCAACCCGCCCACGAGTTGAAACAGGGTCTCGGTCACCGGTCCCTTGTAGGGAACGCGGCCCACGACGCCCTCGGGCACGAGCTTCTTGGTCTTGTCCTGGAAGTAGCGGTCGCCGCTGCCCTGGCGCATGGCGTCGATGGAGCCCATGCCGCGATAGGTCTTGTAGGTGCGCCCCTGGTAGAGGATCGTCTCGCCCGGGCTTTCCTCGGTTCCCGCGAGCATGGAACCCATCATGACCGTATCCGCGCCAGCGGCAAGGGCCTTCACGATGTCGCCGGAGAACTTGACGCCGCCATCGGCGATGATCCGGCCGCCGCATTCGCGCGCGGCGCGCACGGCCTCGGTGATGGCCGAGATCTGGGGCACGCCGCAGCCTGCCACCACGCGCGTGGTGCAGATGGAGCCGGGGCCGATGCCGACCTTCACGGTGTCCGCGCCTGCCTCGAAGAGGGCCTTGGCGCCTTCGTAGGTGGCCACGTTGCCCGCAACGAGCTGACAGGCGGGGAACGCGGTTTTGATGGTGCGCACCGACTCGATGATGTTGCGGCTGTGGCCGTGGGCCGAGTCCAGGACCAGGAAATCGACGCCTTCGGCCAGAAGCGCCTCGGCCCGGCGGTCGCGGTCCGCGCCCACGCCGATGGCCGCGCCCACGCGCAGACGGCCCTTGGAATCCTTGCAGGAGTTGGGATACTTGTCGCGCTTCTCGATATCCTTGATGGTGATCAGCCCCTTGAGGCGATTGTCCGCGTCTACCACCAGAACCTTTTCGATGCGATTCGCGTGCAGGTGGTATTTGGCCTCTTCAAGGCTCGTGCCTTCAGGCACGGTGATCAGCCTTTCGGAGGTCATAAGCTGTGACACCGGGGTGTTCATGTCCGTGACGAAGCGCACGTCGCGGTTGGTGAGAATGCCCACCAGTTCCTCGCCCTTGACAACCGGAAGCCCTGAAATCCTGTATTCGGACATGAGTTGCAAGGCCTCGCCCACGCGCATGTCGGGGCCGATGGTCACGGGATCGTGGATCATTCCGGACTCTGACTTCTTGACCTTCTCGACCTCGTAGCACTGGTATTCGATGGGCATGTTCTTATGGATCACGCCCACGCCGCCAGCGCGCGCGATGGCGATGGCCATGTCCGATTCGGTCACGGTATCCATGGCCGCGGACAGGAGCGGAATGTTCAACCTGATCTCCGGGGTCAGATCCGTGGCGACGTCCACCAGGTCCGGCGTGACTTCGGAATACGCCGGTAACAAAAGGACGTCGTCGAAGGTCAGGCCTTCGTAGAGAATTTTCTCCATGCCGTGGGCTCTCCCCTTTCCCTAGTCCAGTCCGAGATAGGCGGACTTCACCTTGGGATCATTCATCAGTTGTTTTGCGTCGCCTGAAAGCGTGACCTTGCCCGTTTCAAGGACATAGGCGCGATGGGCGATGGAAAGAGCCATCTGCGCGTTCTGCTCCACGAGCATCACGGTCACGCCCTCGGCGTTGATCTTCTTGATGACCTCGAAGATGTTCTCCACCACGATGGGTGCCAGCCCAAGGGAAGGTTCGTCAAGCAGAAGGAGCTTGGGCCTGGCCATCAAGGCACGGCCGATTGCGAGCATCTGCTGCTCGCCCCCGGAAAGCGTGCCCCCGTGCTGCGTGCGGCGCTCCTTGAGGATCGGGAAGAGGCTGTCCACGTGGTCGAGATCCTGGGCTATCCCGGCCTTGTCCTTGCGAAGGTAGGCACCCATGAGCAGGTTCTCGCGCACGGTCAATCCGGGAAAGATGAGTCGTCCCTCCGGCACCTGCGTGATTCCCAGGGCCACGATCCTGTCCGTGGGCATGCGGGTGACGTCCGTGCCTTCGAAGACGACCGAGCCGGTGCGCGGCGGCGTGACGCCGCAAATGCTCATCAGCGTGGTGGACTTGCCCGCGCCGTTCGCGCCGATGAGAGTCACTATCTCGCCGCGCTCGACCTCGATGGAGACACCCTTGAGCGCCTCGATGTTGCCATAGAAGGTGCGAATGCCGTCGACTTTAAGCATGGGCCGCCCCCCTGCCCAGATAGGCTTCGATGACCTGGGGGTTCTCACGTATCTCGCGCGGCCCGCCCTCGGCGATCTTCATGCCGTGGTCCAGGACCACGAGGTGCTCGCAAATGCCCATGACCAACTTCATGTCGTGCTCGATGAGCACGACTGTGATCCCTTGACCCATTATCGCATGGATAAGCTTCACGAGCGAGGCTGTTTCCTGGGGGTTCATTCCGGCGGCGGGCTCGTCCAGGAGGATCAGCCGCGGCCCCGTGGCCAGGGCGCGGGCGATCTCCAGGCGGCGCTGATCGCCGTACGACAGTGCCGAGGACTGGTAGAAGGCCTTGCTTTCCAGCCCGACGAAGGAAAGCCAGCGCATGGCGTCGTCCACGATACGCTGCTCTTCCTCACGCTGGCTCTTGTTCCGGAATATGGCCCCGATGACTCCGGCGGACGTGCGGCAGTGCCGTCCGATGCGCACGTTGTCCAACACGGTCAGCTCGGAAAAGAGCCGGATGTTCTGGAACGTGCGGGCGATGCCCAGCGCCGTCATCTTTTCGGGCTTGAAGCCGTTGGTCAGCCTCTGCCCGTCGGGAGCGTCGAACAGGAGTCGCCCCTTGGTGGGAGTGTAGACCCCGGCGATACAGTTGAAGAGCGTCGTCTTCCCCGCTCCGTTGGGGCCAATGAGTCCCATGATCCGACCGGGCATGACGTCGAAGGAGACGTCGGAGAGCGCCATGAGCCCCCCGAACTGTTTGCTGATGGAATCGACCTGGAGTAGCGGCGTTTTGGTCTGGGCGGCCATATCAGACGATCCCCTTGGCCTTGAGCGTGCGGCGCAGTTCGATGATGATCGGATTTTGCAGCGCGGCATCGGCGATTCTTGGCATGAAACCGGAAGGCTTGAAGCGCATGATGAGCACCATGATCATACCGTAAACGATGAAGCGGGTCTCGGCCGGCATGCCCAGGCGAGGGAGCACCTCGCGCAGGATCTCGCCCAGCGCGATGAGCACGGCCGAGCCGATCAGCGACCCGGTCATGTTGCCCAATCCGCCCAGCACGACCATGCACAGCACGAGGAAGGACTCCCAGAACTGGAACATGTCGGGCGAGAGGAACATGGTCCAGCGCGCCAGGAAACTGCCTGCGAGGGCTCCGATGGAAGCGGAGACGCCAAAGGCGATGACCTTGTAGATCTGCACGTCGATTCCGGCGGAGGCGGCGGCCAGGGGGTCCTCGCGAATCGCGAACCATGCGCGGCCGACACGGGAGTCCTCGATGCGCCGGATCATCAGGAAGATGCCCACGACCATGGCCAGGCCCATGTAGAAGTAAGGCGTCTCGCCGATGAACTCCCAATACCAGTCCCATTCGGGATTCAGCATCTTCGAGAGCCAGGACAGGTCGAGGATCGCCGGTTCGATGCCGGGCAGGCCGAGCGGGCCGCGCGTGAGCCATATCTCGTTCGTCAGGAACAGGACCACGAGTTGGGAGAAGCCGAAGGTCACGATGGCGAAATAGTCGCCCGACAGCCTGAGCGTCGGCGCGGCGCGCAACACGCCCCAGACCATGCCGTTGAGCGCCGCCAGCGGCAGCAGCATCCACAGCGACAAGCCGTAGGTCATGGTCAGCAGCCCGCAGGTGTAGGCGCCGATGCCGTAGAAACCGACGAAACCGAGGTCCAGCATGCCGATGAAGCCCGTGACGATGTTCAGGCCCATGGCCAGGACCATGTACACCATGATGAGAGTCAGCACGTGGAGCACGTAGTCGCTGGCGAACGGCAGAAACGGAATCGTCAGCACCGCCAGGAACAGGGCCCGCTTGATGGTTTTGGAGATGGTCATGGTCTTACGCCTTCTGGCGCACGGACTTTCCAAGGAAACCCGTGGGCTTGAAGAGGATGACTGCGATAAGCACCGCGTAGGCGATGCCGTCGCGGTACAGGGATGATATGTACCCCGCGCCGAGCGCTTCGGCCACGCCGAGCACGATGCCGCCGATCATGGCTCCTGGCACCGAGCCGATCCCGCCCAAAACAGCGGCCGAGAAGGCCTTCACGCCGGCGTTGTAACCCATGGTCGGGTACATGGTATTGTAGAAAACGCTAACGAGAATGCCGGCCACCGCGCCAAGGGAGGAACCGATCAGAAACGTGAAGGAAATGACTCGATTGACGTTGATGCCCATGAGCGCCGCGGCCTTCTGGTTCTGGGCGAGAGCACGCATGGCGGTGCCGGTCTTGGTTTTGGTGATGACAAGGTTCAGACTGATCATGAGAACGATTGTCAGCGCGAAAATGAAGACCTGCAGCCAGCTGAGGTGCACCCCGGAGAAGGAGAACGCGGTCTCGCGGAAGAAGGTGGGAAGGGCCTCCTGGGGGAAGGGGCGGGGGCGGCTGCCCCAGATGATCATCGCCAGGTTCTGCAAGAAAATGGACATGCCGATGGCGGTGATCAGCGCGGCGAGTCGCGGAGCCTTGCGCAACGGCCTGTAGGCGATGATGTCGAGCAGCACGCCGAGACACCCGCAACAGAGCATGGCCATGGCGATGGCCGGAAAGAACGGCACTCCGAGCACGGTGATGAAGGTGGCGCAGAAAAAGGCGCCGAACATGTAGATTTCGCCATGGGCGAAGTTGATCAGCTCGATGACGCCGTAGACCATGCTGTATCCCACGGCGATGAGCGCATAGATCACGCCCAGGGTGAGTCCGTTGATAAGTTGCTGTTCGAGCACGGTGATCGCTCCAAGGGGGCCGCCTTGAAAAAGAAACAGGCTGGATGTGTTTTCCAGCCTGTTTCCCTTTCAGATCCGGTCCGCCCGCTAGTTCATCTGTTTAGGCGCAGCGGCGAACTTGCCGTCAATGACCATCTTCACGAACGCAGGCTTCTCGCAGTCGCCCTTCTCGTCGAACACGGTCTTGCCGCCGATGCCCATGTAGGGGTTGGAGGCGTTGAAGCCGGCCATGGCCTCGCGCACCTTCTCGCGGTCCGCGCCGCCCTTGGCGATGGCTTCGGCAACGATGCCGGTGGCGTCGTAGGCGTTGACGCTCATGTAGTCGGCGTCGCGCTTGTAGGTGGCCTTGAACTTCTCGATGAACTGCTTGGCCTCGGGAGAGGCGACGTCCTCGATGAAGGGAACGGCCACGTAGGTCTTCTCGGCGGCATCGCGCGCGAGCTTGATGTAGTCAACGTTGTCCAGGCCCTCGCCGCCGAGCTTGACGACGTCCATGCCCAGTTGCTTGGCCTGGGAGGCGATGAGCGCGCCCTCGCCGTAGTAGCCGGAGATGAAGATGCCCTCGGGGTTGGCGGCGCGGAACTTGGTCAGCTGCGGCGCGAAGTCCTGGGCGCCCTTGACGTAGGCTTCCTCGCCAACGACGTTCAGGCCGATCTTCTTGGCTTCGGCGGAGAAGGCGTCCTTCAGGCCGATGCCGTAGTCGTTGTTCTCATAGAACACGGCCACGGAATTCAGGCCCAGCATGTTCTTGGCGTAGCGGGCCATGAACACGCCCTGGAAATCGTCGCGGTACACGTTGCGGAACGACCAGACCTTGCCCGCGCGGTCCTGGTTCTTCTCGGAGATGGCGACGTTGGTCGCGGTCGGGGAGATGGCGGCCACGCCCGCGCGCACGTAGTTGGGCAGCGCGGCCAAGTGGGCGGAGGAGCAGACGTGGCCGACGACGGCCAGGATGCTCTTGTCCTGGGCGATCTTGGGAGCGACGGTGGCGGCTTCCTTGGGATCGCACTGCTCGTCCATCCAGACGACTTCGAGCTTGTTCCCGTTGATGCCTCCGGCGGCGTTGATCTCGTCAACCTTGATCTGGACGCCGGCCTTGACGTTGTCGCCATAAGGGGCGGCAGCGCCGGTGAAGGGGGCGGCCACGGCGATCTTGACCGAGGCCGCGAAGGACGGGGCGGCGAAAAGCGCCACGGCCAGGGCCGCGACCAGGACACTGAACAGTCTCTTGGACATGCTCTTCCTCCATGCTGGTTGAAGCAGATGCACGACGATGTATCCCCTTGCGGGCGGCCGGGCCGACAATCGGCTTCGGCCGTCTTGGCCTATGTCCCGTCACCTGACGGAAGCAAGAATCTCTGCCACGAAGTGGCAAATTTTGTCAAACACCCGCAACACGCCAGATTCGCCGAATATTGTTCGGTTCGAATCCTATTGCAAATGTTCCGGAGCCCTGGCGAGTTCGGCCTCGATCATGGCCCGCACACGCTCGTCCTTTGGCTCGATCGCGAGGGCCCGGCGCAGGCGCTCCTCCCCTTCGAGCGGGTTGTCGAGGTAATGCTTGTAGATCACGCCGAGATTGAAGAGGGCCATGACGTTTCCGGGCGCAACCGCCACGAGTTGCTCCAGAATGGCCGCGGACTCGGCGTAGCGCTCCATGCGGAACAGGGCCACGCCGTAAAGGTTCAGCGCCTCGGGATTGGTCGGCATGAGGTTCACCGCACTCTGGGCGAAAGATGCGGCCCTGTCCCAGGCGTTCATGGCCAGGAAGCGACGAGCCAGTTCGAGCTGCGCTTCGGGGTCGTCCGGGTTCTCGGCCAGCCGCTGCATCAGGCCGCGCACGGCCTCCATGTCGGCCTCTGACATGGCTGCCGGGCCGCCGCCCCCCATGGCTTGGCGGGGCTGCTCGCGCGGAGCCACGATGCGCGAGGGGTTCTCCATGCGGTAGAACAACGAGGACAGGAACATGACCACGAGCGAGGCCGCGACCAGAAGCACGAGCACCTTCCCGCCGACCGGGCCTATCGCGCCGGGGGTCGCGCCGTTCGTTCCCGAGGATTTGGCGGCACGCGTCATGACCGGACCTCCTCGTTCCCGCGCAAGGCGGCGAAACGTTTCAAGCTTCGCTCAAGGCCCGCCAGGCGGACCGCCAAAAAGGCCACGTAACCGCACAGGCCGAGCCAGACGGCCACGTTGGCGGCGATGAGATAGGTCGTGGTCATCATTCCCTCACACGTTTTCATCGGCCAGGACGGCCGTGCGCGCCGAAATCTCGTCCTGGGCCGCGAGGACGCGGAGCCTGAGCACGAGCAGCGCAATGAACAAAAGGCCGAAGGCGACGAGGCTCGCGCCCATGGCGTGCCACATCTCGGGCTCCATGCCCCCTCCCTTGGTCCCGATGACCGCGGGGTGGATGGAGCGCCACATCCTGGCCGAATAAAAGACCAGCGGCACGTCCACGAAGGCCACGATACCAAGCACGGCACAGGCCTTGGCGCGCCTGCCTTCGTGCATGGGCGCGCCGCGAAGCGCCAAGTAGGCCGCGTAGACGAACCACATCACCAGGGTCGTGGTCAGCCGCGGATCCCAGGTCCACCAAACGTTCCACGCCGCCCGGCCCCAGAACATGCCCGTGAGCAGCGCAAGACTCGTGAAGAGCACGCCCAGTTCGGCCGCAGCGCCCGCAAAGCGGTCGTAGCGGGCCTCGCCGCGCACCAGATAGAGAATGCTGGCGACGAAGACCAGGAAAAAGGAAATGAGCGCCCACCAGGACATGGGCAGGTGGAGGTAGAATATCTTCTGCACGAGCCCCATGGTGGCCTCGATGGGCGCGTAGACCCAGATCATGTACTGGGCCAGACACAAGGTCAGGGCGGCGAGGACAAGCAGGATGCGCATTTCATTCGTCTCCACAGAACACGAAGGGGTATAGCACCAAGGCCCCGGCCGTGAACAGGGCATCGAAGGCCGCTCCCAGGGCGAGCCACTGCATCGGTCCCTCGATGTCCTCGGCACCCAGGGCGAAGGCGAGCGTCTTGACTCCGGCCAGAAGGGCCGGGACCAGGAGCGGGAACAGGATGATGGAGAGCAACGACTCCTTGGCCGACTGCCCGTGCGCCAGCGCGCCCAAGAGCGCGCCCAGGCAGCAAAGTCCCCAATCGACCACAAGGATGCCAAAGAGTCCCATGGCGAATCCCTCGCCGAGTCCCTGGCCGAGAAAGACGATCACGGCCGGGGCGAACACGGCCTGTACCAACAGCAGGAGCGCCATGCAGGCAAGAGCCTTGCCCAGCCACACGGCCTGCGGCGGCGCGGGCGAGAGCAAAAGCCCCTGGCGCGCTCCGGCTTCGTCCTCGAAGCCGTAGAGCGTGTTGCAGAACAGGATCAGGGCGAAGGCCGTGGAAAGCCAGAAGATGACTGCGGCCGCAAGGGCTGGCGTGGCCTCGCCCGGTGCGCGCGAAAGGCTGAAAAGAAAGACCAGAAGAAGGCCCAGCAGCAATGCCTGGGCAAGTCCCTGCCCGGCCGCGAAGACCATGCGCAAGTCCTTGGAGGCTATGGCCAGGGCGGGTCTCAGCACAGCCCCTCCGCCTCGGGCCTGAACTCCGCGGCCGGACCGCAGAAGGCCGCGCGGCCTCCCTTCAGGTGCAAGACCTTGTCCGCCATGGCCAGATCGTGCGCCACGTGGTGGCTGACCCACACGAGCCCCGCGCCGCGGTCGCGCGCGACCGTTATCTCGCGGTCGAGCATGGTCCGCGAGCGGACGTCCAAGCCTGTGCCGGGCTCGTCGAGCAGCAAGAGTTCGGGCGAGAGCAGCAGCACGCGCGCCAGGGCGAGACGCTGCGCCATGCCACGCGAGAAGCGGCCCGCCTTTTCCTCGGCCACGGCCGCGAGGTTCACGCGCGAGAGGATCGCGAGCAGCGTCTCGTGATCGGCGGCGCAACCGTGCAGTCCGGCCCAGAACCGCAGGTTGTCCAGGGCGCTCAGGTGCGGATAGATGAAGGTCTCGTGACCGAGCAGGCCGACGCCGCCCGCTCGCGCGCCGCGTTCGACCGCGCCTGCGTCGGGCCGGGCCAGACCGGCCAGAAGGCGCAAAAGCGTGGACTTGCCCGCGCCGTTCTCTCCGGCCAGGAGCCAGATCTCGCCGGGCAGGACGCTCAGGCTCACGCCTTTGAAGACGAGCTTGTGGCCGTAGAACTTGGCCACGCCCGAGCAGGAAACGAGCGGGGCGGCGCCCCTAGCCTCGCCCATTCGCCGTCCCTTCGCGCCTGTGCACGCCGCGCATGCACAAGAATCCCGCCAGACACATCAGGGTCGAACCGATCCAGACCCAGTTGACCAGGGGGTTGACCGAGAGTTTGAAGGAGGCGCGATGCTGCCGGTCCACGGCCAGGAGCACGGCGTACAACTCCTTGCCCAAGGAGGGAATGACCTCGACCTCGGCGAACGGCTGGTCGAAATTGCGGTAGATGCGGCGCTCGGGGCGCAGCACGCCGACCTCGCGGCCGTCCTTGGTCGCCTGGACGCGGGCCTGGATGCCGGACATGCCGACGCGCTCGAACTCGCGCATGTCGTGGTAGGTGAAGACGTAGCCGTCGATGGTCACGGACTCGCCCGGATCGAGCACCGCCTCCACGGCCTCGGAATACGGCCCGGACACGGCCACGCCGATCACGACCAGCGCAAGCCCCATGTGCACGCCGACGAAGCCCACGCCGCGCATGCGCTTCCTGACCGAGGCGTCGGTGGCGAGCAGCACGGCCAGCCCCACGAGGGCGGCTCCTCCGGCAGCGCCGGCGAGCAGGGCCACGGGCATGGTGTAGCCGAACAGGGCCATGACGCCCGCCGCCGGAAGCAGCGCGGCCAGGGCGATCTTGGCTCCGGCCTTCAACCCCTGCCCGTCCTTCCAGTTCAGCCAGGGACACGGCACGAGCAAAAGCGCGATGACCGCGAAGAGCGGCAGGCAGACGCGATTGTAGAA is from Alkalidesulfovibrio alkalitolerans DSM 16529 and encodes:
- a CDS encoding CcmD family protein, with protein sequence MTTTYLIAANVAVWLGLCGYVAFLAVRLAGLERSLKRFAALRGNEEVRS
- the ccsA gene encoding cytochrome c biogenesis protein CcsA — translated: MRILLVLAALTLCLAQYMIWVYAPIEATMGLVQKIFYLHLPMSWWALISFFLVFVASILYLVRGEARYDRFAGAAAELGVLFTSLALLTGMFWGRAAWNVWWTWDPRLTTTLVMWFVYAAYLALRGAPMHEGRRAKACAVLGIVAFVDVPLVFYSARMWRSIHPAVIGTKGGGMEPEMWHAMGASLVAFGLLFIALLVLRLRVLAAQDEISARTAVLADENV
- a CDS encoding heme exporter protein CcmB, with protein sequence MLRPALAIASKDLRMVFAAGQGLAQALLLGLLLVFLFSLSRAPGEATPALAAAVIFWLSTAFALILFCNTLYGFEDEAGARQGLLLSPAPPQAVWLGKALACMALLLLVQAVFAPAVIVFLGQGLGEGFAMGLFGILVVDWGLCCLGALLGALAHGQSAKESLLSIILFPLLVPALLAGVKTLAFALGAEDIEGPMQWLALGAAFDALFTAGALVLYPFVFCGDE
- a CDS encoding tetratricopeptide repeat protein, giving the protein MTRAAKSSGTNGATPGAIGPVGGKVLVLLVAASLVVMFLSSLFYRMENPSRIVAPREQPRQAMGGGGPAAMSEADMEAVRGLMQRLAENPDDPEAQLELARRFLAMNAWDRAASFAQSAVNLMPTNPEALNLYGVALFRMERYAESAAILEQLVAVAPGNVMALFNLGVIYKHYLDNPLEGEERLRRALAIEPKDERVRAMIEAELARAPEHLQ
- a CDS encoding ABC transporter ATP-binding protein, translated to MGEARGAAPLVSCSGVAKFYGHKLVFKGVSLSVLPGEIWLLAGENGAGKSTLLRLLAGLARPDAGAVERGARAGGVGLLGHETFIYPHLSALDNLRFWAGLHGCAADHETLLAILSRVNLAAVAEEKAGRFSRGMAQRLALARVLLLSPELLLLDEPGTGLDVRSRTMLDREITVARDRGAGLVWVSHHVAHDLAMADKVLHLKGGRAAFCGPAAEFRPEAEGLC
- a CDS encoding ABC transporter substrate-binding protein, which gives rise to MSKRLFSVLVAALAVALFAAPSFAASVKIAVAAPFTGAAAPYGDNVKAGVQIKVDEINAAGGINGNKLEVVWMDEQCDPKEAATVAPKIAQDKSILAVVGHVCSSAHLAALPNYVRAGVAAISPTATNVAISEKNQDRAGKVWSFRNVYRDDFQGVFMARYAKNMLGLNSVAVFYENNDYGIGLKDAFSAEAKKIGLNVVGEEAYVKGAQDFAPQLTKFRAANPEGIFISGYYGEGALIASQAKQLGMDVVKLGGEGLDNVDYIKLARDAAEKTYVAVPFIEDVASPEAKQFIEKFKATYKRDADYMSVNAYDATGIVAEAIAKGGADREKVREAMAGFNASNPYMGIGGKTVFDEKGDCEKPAFVKMVIDGKFAAAPKQMN